TGTGAGAAGAAGCTCGGAAGTGACCTTCGCGTTCAGGGGGGTGCCGGTTTCTTCATAATTACGCAGCCCGACGTCTCTTTCTATTGCTATCAGGCCGCCTTTTTTCTCCTCTGACATTTCTTCCACTGCCTTCAGGATCTCGCCGAGCATACCGAACTCCTGAACCCTTATGAAGGAACCGAACAGTCTGTTTTGACCAATGAGGGCCAGGCCCTTTCTCAATTCCGGCTGGAATATTATTACGAATGCGATAACCCAGACCGTCTTGAGACTGGTAATGATCCAGTTTAGCGCGTTGAGCTGAAACCACTGCGCCACCAGCGAGGTTACAACCAGTACGACGAGACCGGCGAACATCTGCGAAGCGCGTGTGCCCTTTACAAGCATGAAGAGCTTGTAAAAAAGAAATGCCACGATGGCGATATCAATCAGATCAAGATACAGGTGCTGACCAAAAATCCCCATCACATGGTTCCCCTCAGCCTTTCGCTCGAATAGCCGCTCAAGGCATTGGCATCGCCGCGGCAACCGAAGTCGATGCAGCGCTTGCCGTGGACTCTCTCCGGGCAGATTACGATGACTCGTTGCCGATTCTTACCACATCTCCCCGAGAGTTGCATCATTTTTCAGGCGGAGCCGCCATTTTCAGGTCAGGTACACGCGTCTATCCCCCGGCCGACTTCGGAATCGTCCAGGATTCCCAGAGGCGCCGGGCCGCAACGGTCGAATCCCCCGGCCCTCCTGCTGCCGACTTCATGCTTTTGCCACCGCGTCGGCGATGGCGGCAGCTTCTCGTGCCTCTCTCACGTCGTGGACTCTCACCATCGAGGCGCCGGACAGAATGCTGACGACGACCGCGGCCAAAGTCCCAGGGAGCCTTTGGTCGACCGGAAGATCGAGGAGCTGACCGATAAAGGCTTTTCTCGACGGTCCGACCATGATCGGTC
The genomic region above belongs to Candidatus Eisenbacteria bacterium and contains:
- the cdaA gene encoding diadenylate cyclase CdaA, giving the protein MGIFGQHLYLDLIDIAIVAFLFYKLFMLVKGTRASQMFAGLVVLVVTSLVAQWFQLNALNWIITSLKTVWVIAFVIIFQPELRKGLALIGQNRLFGSFIRVQEFGMLGEILKAVEEMSEEKKGGLIAIERDVGLRNYEETGTPLNAKVTSELLLTLFTPLSPLHDGAVIISGDEAVAAGCLLPLSENPRLAADLGTRHRAAIGLSEETDSVVIVVSGETGAISIASRGVLKRRLDKGSLRSELSRLLVRKTREHAKAGTALA